In Comamonas sp. lk, the following proteins share a genomic window:
- a CDS encoding tartrate dehydrogenase, translating into MKTYKIATIPGDGIGKEVVPAGQQVLKVLAEQSKAFSFEFEDFDWGGDYHRKHGVMMPEDGLDALRGKDAILFGSAGDPDIPDHITLWGLRLKICQGFDQYANVRPTRILPGIDAPLKRCKPEDLNWVIVRENSEGEYSGVGGRVHQGHPIEAATDVSMMTRAGVERIMRFAFKLAQSRPRKLLTVITKSNAQRHAMVMWDQIALEISREFPDVKWDKELVDAATARMVNKPATLDTIVATNLHADILSDLAAALAGSLGIAPTGNIDPERRYPSMFEPIHGSAFDIMGKGLANPVGTFWSVVMLLEHLGEFEAAKRVMSAVEKVTADPSLHTGDLGGKATTVQVTRAVCDALAAG; encoded by the coding sequence GTGAAGACGTACAAAATTGCAACCATTCCTGGCGACGGCATCGGCAAAGAAGTCGTTCCAGCAGGCCAACAAGTCCTGAAGGTGCTGGCTGAGCAGAGCAAGGCGTTCAGTTTCGAGTTCGAAGACTTCGACTGGGGCGGCGACTACCACCGCAAGCACGGCGTGATGATGCCGGAGGACGGACTGGACGCATTGCGCGGCAAGGACGCCATCCTTTTTGGCTCCGCCGGAGACCCGGATATTCCTGACCACATCACGCTGTGGGGTCTTCGTCTCAAAATTTGCCAGGGATTCGACCAGTACGCCAACGTGCGCCCCACGCGCATCCTGCCTGGCATCGATGCTCCACTGAAGCGCTGCAAGCCCGAGGACCTGAACTGGGTCATCGTGCGCGAGAACTCCGAGGGCGAGTACTCCGGCGTGGGCGGCCGAGTGCACCAAGGACACCCTATCGAAGCAGCAACCGATGTGTCCATGATGACTCGTGCTGGTGTCGAACGCATCATGCGCTTCGCATTCAAGCTGGCACAGTCGCGTCCCCGCAAACTGTTGACGGTCATTACCAAGAGCAATGCGCAACGTCATGCCATGGTGATGTGGGACCAGATTGCCTTGGAAATCTCCAGGGAGTTCCCTGACGTCAAGTGGGACAAGGAACTGGTGGATGCCGCCACGGCTCGCATGGTGAACAAACCAGCGACGCTGGACACCATCGTCGCTACCAACTTGCATGCCGACATCCTGAGCGACTTGGCCGCTGCGCTGGCCGGTAGCTTGGGTATTGCGCCCACTGGCAACATCGACCCTGAACGGCGCTATCCCAGCATGTTTGAGCCAATTCACGGCTCAGCATTCGACATCATGGGCAAGGGCTTGGCTAACCCTGTTGGTACGTTCTGGTCGGTCGTCATGCTTCTCGAGCACCTGGGTGAGTTTGAGGCGGCGAAACGCGTAATGAGCGCTGTTGAGAAGGTCACGGCAGACCCATCGCTCCACACCGGCGACCTGGGTGGCAAGGCCACCACTGTTCAGGTTACCAGGGCTGTCTGCGACGCGCTCGCAGCCGGCTGA
- the eno gene encoding phosphopyruvate hydratase gives MVVIQSISGFEILDSRGNPTVAAEVVLSDGKRGFAAAPSGASTGSREAIELRDGDSKRYGGKGVTKAVSHVSEELNRVLVGQDARDQANIDRLMIEADGTPNKGKLGANALLSVSLAAAHAAAASAGEPLYRHLANGRSPRLPMPMMNIINGGAHADNSVDMQEFMILPVGAPNFGESMRWGVEVFHALKGILKKRGLSTAVGDEGGFAPDLPSNEAAIEVILEAIGLAGFNAGNDIALGLDVASSEFFSSGVYKLASEGKQFSSEQFADFLGHWVDSYPIVTIEDGMAEGDWTGWELLTAKLGKKVQLVGDDLFVTNTEILRQGIERSAANAILIKPNQIGTLTETLAAIDMAERAGFASVVSHRSGETEDTTIADLSVCTAATQIKTGSLCRSDRMAKYNRLLLIESELGAAATFAGRSSIRQLR, from the coding sequence ATGGTAGTGATACAGAGCATCTCTGGATTCGAGATACTGGATTCGCGGGGCAATCCAACGGTGGCCGCTGAAGTCGTACTGTCTGATGGTAAGCGCGGATTTGCGGCTGCACCATCCGGGGCGTCGACCGGTTCACGTGAGGCCATTGAACTGCGCGACGGTGACTCCAAGCGCTACGGCGGCAAAGGCGTCACCAAGGCCGTGTCGCACGTTAGCGAAGAGCTGAATCGCGTGCTGGTTGGACAGGATGCACGTGACCAAGCGAACATTGACCGGCTCATGATTGAGGCTGACGGAACGCCCAACAAGGGCAAGCTTGGCGCCAACGCGCTGCTGTCCGTGTCGCTCGCAGCCGCCCATGCCGCCGCCGCTTCAGCAGGCGAGCCGCTATACCGCCACCTCGCGAACGGCCGCTCGCCCAGACTGCCTATGCCCATGATGAACATCATCAACGGGGGCGCACACGCAGACAACAGCGTGGACATGCAGGAGTTCATGATTCTTCCCGTTGGGGCTCCCAACTTTGGAGAATCCATGCGCTGGGGCGTAGAGGTGTTTCATGCGCTGAAGGGAATCCTCAAGAAGCGAGGCCTGTCGACCGCTGTCGGAGATGAGGGTGGATTCGCCCCCGACCTACCTTCCAACGAGGCTGCGATTGAAGTCATTCTGGAGGCTATCGGGTTGGCAGGCTTCAACGCAGGAAACGACATTGCCTTGGGCCTTGATGTTGCTAGCTCGGAGTTTTTCTCCTCGGGCGTCTACAAGCTGGCATCAGAGGGTAAGCAGTTCAGCTCGGAGCAATTCGCAGATTTTCTCGGCCATTGGGTGGACAGCTATCCCATCGTCACCATTGAAGACGGTATGGCGGAGGGTGATTGGACGGGTTGGGAGCTACTGACTGCCAAGCTTGGGAAAAAGGTGCAATTGGTTGGTGATGACCTGTTCGTCACCAACACCGAGATTCTGCGTCAGGGGATTGAGCGCAGCGCTGCGAACGCCATCCTTATCAAGCCAAACCAGATTGGCACTCTGACCGAAACGCTGGCCGCTATCGACATGGCGGAGCGTGCCGGCTTTGCGTCTGTGGTCTCGCACCGCTCTGGAGAAACGGAAGACACCACTATCGCGGATTTGAGCGTCTGTACGGCCGCAACCCAAATCAAGACGGGGTCTCTGTGCCGGTCAGACCGCATGGCTAAGTACAACCGCCTGCTACTCATAGAGAGCGAGCTCGGAGCCGCTGCTACCTTCGCTGGGCGCTCATCTATTCGACAACTTAGGTAA
- a CDS encoding tripartite tricarboxylate transporter substrate binding protein, protein MAAVLSSTGAIAQSFPSKPITLIVPFPAGGTTDVLARTLGERLSRSWGQPVIVDNRPGVGATLGANMVAKSKADGYTLLIGAVHHTIATSVYPKLTYDFQKDFAPITVIAMVPNVLVVNPRVPAKNVAELVALAKAQPGKLSYGSNGNGTAQHLIGTQFGNMTGAQLLHVPYKGSGPLATDLLGGQISMSFDTITPVLPHIKAGKLTALAITTDKRSPALPDVPTLDEAGLKGFNLGTWFGVLAPAGTPKDVVTKLNTEMAKIIHSPEFHKKMEEIGAEPIGNTPEQMAKQISEETQKFSKLVKEGKVAIE, encoded by the coding sequence ATGGCAGCAGTACTTTCCAGTACTGGAGCCATCGCGCAGAGCTTCCCGAGCAAGCCTATCACCCTCATCGTGCCGTTCCCAGCAGGCGGAACCACCGATGTGCTGGCACGTACGCTTGGCGAGCGCCTTTCGCGCAGCTGGGGTCAACCAGTCATCGTGGACAACAGACCTGGTGTGGGAGCCACTCTGGGTGCAAACATGGTCGCCAAGTCCAAGGCCGACGGCTACACACTGCTAATTGGCGCGGTACATCACACGATTGCGACGAGTGTCTACCCGAAGCTTACTTACGATTTCCAGAAAGACTTCGCCCCCATCACAGTTATCGCGATGGTTCCGAATGTCTTGGTTGTTAATCCCCGTGTTCCTGCCAAGAATGTGGCTGAGCTCGTAGCGTTAGCGAAAGCCCAGCCAGGTAAGCTGAGCTATGGCTCCAACGGAAATGGCACGGCTCAGCACCTGATTGGCACCCAGTTTGGGAACATGACGGGAGCGCAGCTTCTGCATGTGCCCTACAAGGGCAGCGGCCCGTTGGCAACCGACTTGCTCGGTGGGCAAATTTCGATGTCATTCGACACCATCACGCCGGTGCTTCCCCACATCAAAGCGGGCAAACTGACCGCGTTGGCTATCACCACAGACAAGCGCTCACCAGCGCTTCCCGATGTACCGACTCTGGACGAAGCTGGTCTAAAAGGCTTCAACCTGGGCACCTGGTTTGGAGTTCTGGCACCTGCAGGGACGCCCAAGGACGTGGTGACGAAGCTCAATACTGAGATGGCAAAAATCATCCACTCGCCGGAATTCCACAAGAAGATGGAAGAGATTGGTGCCGAGCCCATCGGTAATACTCCAGAGCAGATGGCCAAGCAGATTAGTGAAGAGACCCAGAAGTTTTCGAAGCTTGTGAAAGAGGGCAAAGTCGCAATTGAGTAA
- a CDS encoding hemerythrin domain-containing protein: MSDSKQAIQRDPAAPTPKADTSVLWSDARLLGYQPMDLVHEEFYDVALGLIGCSDDTAAAALKAFAEHAQSHFDQEDEWMLSTGFPPRDCHIDEHAAVLKSVHEVSEMLAQGRAGAQLVQNLGRQLFSWFPGHADYLDSALAAWMTKKTMGGKPVVLRRNAGLHAAKNA, from the coding sequence ATGAGCGACTCCAAGCAAGCGATTCAAAGAGATCCCGCTGCCCCCACGCCCAAAGCGGACACCAGCGTTCTCTGGTCCGATGCCAGACTGCTGGGCTACCAACCCATGGACCTGGTTCACGAGGAGTTTTACGACGTGGCCCTGGGCCTCATAGGCTGCAGCGATGACACCGCGGCGGCGGCGCTGAAGGCCTTTGCCGAGCATGCGCAAAGCCATTTTGATCAGGAAGACGAATGGATGCTCTCCACCGGCTTTCCGCCGCGCGATTGCCATATTGACGAGCATGCGGCCGTGCTGAAGTCAGTGCACGAGGTCAGCGAGATGCTGGCCCAGGGCCGCGCCGGCGCCCAGCTGGTGCAAAACCTGGGAAGGCAATTGTTCTCCTGGTTCCCAGGCCATGCAGACTATCTGGACTCGGCACTGGCCGCCTGGATGACCAAGAAGACCATGGGTGGCAAGCCCGTTGTGCTCAGGCGCAACGCGGGGCTTCACGCCGCGAAAAATGCGTAA
- a CDS encoding glycerate kinase: MKSSEIQQLLRAMFDAAVAAAQPALCVPPHLPPAPQGRLVVIGAGKASAAMAQAVEANWSGPLSGLVVTRYGYAQPCQHIEIVEAAHPVPDAAGEAAAARMLEMVRGLTADDLVLCLVSGGGSSLLPLALPGLTLADKQSVNRALLRSGASISEMNVVRRHLSAIKGGRLAAACYPARVVNLLLSDVPGDDARDIASGPTVADPTTCADALAILRRYSIDVPPAALALLESGAGESIKPGDPHLPSIETRFIATPQMALEAAAKVASSAGVAAHILGDAIEGEAREVGRVLGGIASQVARRGLPFEVPCVLLSGGETTVTVRGKGRGGRNVEFLLALGVALNAEPGVHALAADTDGVDGQEEIAGALLTPDSLSRAWALGLRARDRLDENDGHGFFEALGDSVVTGPTCTNVNDFRAIYIESPQPGAS, translated from the coding sequence ATGAAGTCCAGCGAAATTCAGCAACTGTTGCGTGCGATGTTCGACGCAGCGGTGGCAGCAGCGCAGCCTGCTTTGTGCGTTCCTCCTCATTTGCCACCAGCTCCGCAGGGACGGCTGGTCGTCATTGGCGCAGGCAAGGCATCGGCCGCCATGGCACAGGCTGTCGAGGCGAACTGGTCGGGCCCGTTATCCGGCTTGGTCGTCACTCGATACGGTTACGCACAGCCGTGCCAACACATCGAGATTGTTGAAGCTGCACACCCTGTGCCGGATGCAGCGGGCGAGGCAGCAGCAGCCCGGATGCTCGAAATGGTACGAGGTCTAACTGCCGATGACCTCGTGCTCTGTCTTGTTTCCGGGGGCGGGTCATCGTTGCTTCCGTTGGCTCTGCCTGGGCTGACACTGGCAGACAAGCAATCGGTCAATCGCGCATTGCTCCGCAGTGGGGCAAGCATCAGCGAGATGAATGTCGTTCGGAGGCACCTCTCAGCCATCAAAGGGGGGCGGCTCGCCGCTGCTTGCTACCCCGCCCGTGTGGTCAATCTGCTGCTTTCCGATGTGCCAGGAGACGACGCTAGGGACATTGCATCCGGCCCCACGGTCGCCGACCCAACCACCTGCGCAGATGCGCTCGCCATCCTGCGACGCTACTCCATCGATGTACCACCCGCTGCACTCGCCCTCTTGGAAAGCGGAGCTGGGGAGTCCATTAAGCCAGGCGACCCTCATCTACCGTCCATTGAGACACGCTTCATTGCTACGCCACAAATGGCATTGGAAGCTGCTGCGAAGGTTGCATCTTCGGCAGGTGTTGCAGCGCACATTCTGGGCGATGCCATTGAAGGCGAAGCTCGAGAGGTTGGGCGTGTCTTGGGCGGCATTGCCAGCCAGGTAGCTCGTCGAGGATTGCCTTTTGAAGTTCCATGTGTGCTTCTGTCTGGAGGCGAGACGACGGTCACGGTGCGTGGGAAAGGGCGAGGCGGACGCAACGTCGAGTTCCTCCTGGCCTTGGGTGTCGCGCTGAACGCCGAGCCTGGAGTGCATGCGTTAGCGGCAGACACAGATGGGGTGGATGGCCAGGAAGAAATTGCCGGCGCATTGCTCACCCCCGACTCCCTCAGCCGAGCATGGGCACTTGGTCTCCGCGCTAGAGACCGCCTAGACGAGAACGATGGACATGGCTTCTTCGAGGCATTGGGCGACTCTGTGGTTACCGGACCGACATGCACCAACGTAAATGATTTTCGGGCCATCTATATCGAAAGCCCTCAACCTGGAGCCTCGTAA
- the pyk gene encoding pyruvate kinase yields the protein MLRLRNAKILATLGPASSERKTIEALVHAGADVFRLNFSHGTHEDHRRRYETIRAIEAEVGRPIGVLLDLQGPKLRVGTFKDGPVRLAEGATFRLDLDKSLPGDATRVSMPHPEIFAALSSGVDLLLDDGRLRLRVDEAGPDFAVTSVVTGGILSERKGVNVPGVVLPLSALTQKDRADLDFGLSLGVDWVALSFVQRAADIGEVKAIVQGRAAIVAKLEKPAAIDSLDAILAATDAVMVARGDLGVEMPAEQVPAIQKRIVRACRRLGKPVIVATQMLESMVSAPVPTRAEASDVATAIYDGADAVMLSAESASGQFPVESVAMMNRIIVQTEADPQYRASLDATHTPPAARTADAIGWAARSIAGLLDVAVMVAYTSSGTSALSMARERPRGSILGVTPHVSTARRLSLVWGVRPVISDDVPTVDSMTDVAVDASIRILKAQPGQTIVIAAGLPFATPGSTNLLRIAQVP from the coding sequence ATGCTTCGTTTGCGCAATGCAAAAATTCTCGCCACGCTTGGACCTGCCAGCTCCGAACGCAAAACGATTGAGGCGTTGGTGCACGCTGGTGCTGACGTCTTTCGACTGAATTTCAGCCATGGCACCCACGAGGACCATCGACGCCGATATGAGACCATTCGCGCCATCGAGGCAGAAGTTGGCCGGCCTATCGGCGTGCTCTTGGACTTGCAAGGACCTAAGCTTCGCGTCGGCACGTTCAAGGATGGCCCTGTTCGCCTTGCCGAAGGCGCCACGTTCCGTTTGGACCTAGACAAGAGTCTTCCTGGCGATGCGACTAGGGTGTCGATGCCGCATCCCGAGATATTTGCGGCACTCAGCTCAGGTGTGGACCTTCTCCTCGATGATGGACGTTTGAGGCTTCGTGTAGATGAGGCGGGGCCGGACTTCGCAGTGACCAGCGTCGTCACCGGCGGCATATTGTCCGAACGCAAGGGTGTGAATGTGCCAGGGGTGGTACTTCCGCTTTCCGCACTGACCCAAAAGGACCGCGCTGACCTGGACTTCGGACTCTCGCTCGGTGTCGACTGGGTTGCCTTGTCGTTCGTGCAGCGTGCCGCCGATATTGGAGAAGTCAAAGCGATTGTTCAAGGTCGTGCTGCCATCGTTGCGAAGCTTGAGAAACCGGCTGCCATCGACAGCTTGGATGCCATCCTGGCTGCGACGGATGCAGTCATGGTTGCCCGCGGAGACCTCGGCGTGGAGATGCCTGCAGAGCAGGTTCCCGCAATACAGAAACGAATCGTCCGCGCCTGCCGAAGGTTGGGCAAACCCGTGATTGTTGCCACGCAGATGCTCGAGTCCATGGTGAGCGCCCCTGTGCCAACGCGCGCGGAGGCTTCTGACGTGGCAACAGCCATCTATGACGGGGCAGATGCGGTGATGTTGTCGGCTGAATCTGCTTCCGGTCAGTTCCCAGTCGAGTCTGTTGCAATGATGAACCGCATCATTGTGCAGACCGAGGCTGACCCGCAGTACCGAGCCTCGTTGGATGCAACCCATACGCCACCTGCTGCCCGGACCGCAGATGCAATTGGTTGGGCAGCACGTTCGATTGCAGGCCTGTTGGACGTAGCGGTAATGGTCGCGTACACGAGCTCGGGCACATCGGCGCTCAGCATGGCTCGGGAACGGCCCAGAGGTTCAATCTTGGGCGTGACGCCCCACGTGTCTACAGCGCGTCGGCTTTCCCTTGTTTGGGGGGTGAGGCCAGTGATTAGCGACGACGTACCCACGGTCGACAGCATGACCGATGTCGCAGTCGACGCTTCCATCCGCATTCTGAAGGCGCAGCCTGGTCAAACAATCGTGATTGCCGCCGGTCTGCCCTTTGCCACCCCAGGTTCCACGAACCTGCTGCGCATTGCGCAAGTACCTTGA
- a CDS encoding LysR substrate-binding domain-containing protein: MTASIQPADLGFFSVLAGAGSLSAAARELGITTPAVSKHLALMESRLNTALVIRTTRRMSLTPEGEVYLEHARRILGEIDNMEHLLGQGKATPKGLLRVNATLGFGRTHVSPLISKFVRKHPQVEVQLQLSVNPPALTDDSFDVCIRFGPPPDARIIAKRIAPNRRLLCASPAYLAAHGTPKVPNDLNKHNCIGIRQGEEAYGVWRLTSGRGGSATVDTIKTRGNLTTNDGEIAVNWALDGHGILMRAEWDIERYLRSGRLVQVLPQWHTPDADIYAVYPQRHQLATRVQAFVEYVTQAFKR, encoded by the coding sequence ATGACTGCCTCCATCCAGCCTGCTGACCTTGGTTTCTTCTCTGTTCTCGCTGGCGCAGGCAGTCTGAGCGCTGCAGCACGAGAGCTGGGCATTACGACGCCCGCCGTCAGCAAGCACCTTGCGCTGATGGAGAGCAGACTGAACACGGCACTCGTCATCCGGACAACAAGGCGCATGAGTCTGACCCCTGAGGGTGAGGTGTACCTAGAGCATGCTCGTCGCATCCTGGGTGAGATTGACAATATGGAGCACCTGCTAGGCCAGGGCAAAGCCACGCCAAAGGGGCTATTGCGGGTGAATGCGACATTGGGCTTTGGCCGTACGCACGTATCGCCGCTCATATCCAAGTTTGTACGCAAGCATCCTCAGGTAGAAGTGCAGCTTCAACTTTCGGTGAACCCGCCCGCGTTGACAGACGACTCTTTCGATGTGTGTATTCGATTCGGCCCACCGCCAGACGCAAGAATTATTGCCAAACGCATTGCACCAAATCGCCGTCTGCTGTGTGCATCGCCTGCTTACCTCGCGGCACATGGGACTCCCAAAGTACCCAATGACCTAAATAAACACAACTGCATTGGTATTCGCCAAGGTGAAGAGGCCTATGGCGTGTGGCGGCTCACCAGTGGACGCGGAGGAAGCGCGACGGTTGACACCATAAAGACACGAGGGAACCTCACAACAAACGACGGAGAAATTGCCGTGAATTGGGCCTTGGACGGGCACGGTATCTTGATGCGCGCCGAATGGGATATTGAGCGGTACCTACGTAGCGGCCGTCTCGTTCAAGTGCTTCCGCAATGGCACACACCAGATGCCGATATTTACGCGGTATATCCGCAGCGTCACCAACTGGCCACTCGCGTCCAGGCGTTCGTGGAGTATGTAACCCAGGCATTCAAACGATAG